The Terriglobus sp. TAA 43 sequence GCTTTGTGCGTAATACGAGGGTGAGCCGTAGCTCTTCGCAGCGTCATAGCCAATAAGGTCGCTCTCCCACTGCATACCGCCGGGATTCACGTTCACAAACAATGGTGCGTATGCAGACATTTCGATGAGGTCGCTGTTGCGCTCCATGCCGGTCATCCATGCGGCATCGGCCAGAGCGGCGCCAAGGTCGGTCGTCGGCGAACCTTCGCGCGTGGCCCACTCGCCAACAAAAATCTTCGGCCCTGTGCGCGGCACGTGATCGTAGTGATCGGTCATGGCATAGAACTCTTCCGCGCGCTTGTAATAGTGATCGTCAATGAGGTCTGGCTGCAGCCCACGCTTCACCGGCGCCGTGGCAATCAACTTCAAGCTTGGATACTTGTCATGGATCGCCTTCGCAAACTGCGGCCAACGCTCGTCATAGCTGCCGGAGCGATCGAGATTGTCTTCATTACCAATCTCCACATAATGCAGCGGGAATGGCTGCGGATGTCCCAGCTTTGCGCGAACCGCACCCCACTTGGTATCGGCACCGCCCATGGTGAACTCAATCTCGTCCAACGCATCATCCACAAAAGGCTGCATGTGCGCGCCCGCGGCAATGTGCGTTCCCTTCAGCGAGTAACCCGCATACACGGCCAGCACCGGCTCAATGTTCAGGTCCTCAGTCCACTCCAGAAATTCCAGCAGCCCCATGCCATCAGTCGACGCATAATTCCACGGGCCACGATGTCCAGGGCGATCCGCCAGCGGACCCAGCGTTGCCTTCCAATCGAAGCGCTCCTCCACCGTGTCGCCTTCGAGGTAGTTACCGCCCGGCATACGCAGGAACTTCGGATGCATCCCGGCCATCATCTCCATCAGATCCGTACGGTTGCCATTCTCGCGGTCCTTGTACGTGGGCGGGAACAGCGACACAAGTTGCAACATCACGCTGCCCGGCTTCTTAAAGCTCAGCAGCAAATGATTGTTCGCGCCGGCCTCAATCCTTCCTGTGTGGAGCGAGAACGTGTGCTGCTTCCAGTCGCCAGTAATGCCGTCGACTGTTGCCGTCGCAGCCACCGCGCCCGTGGTGTTGTTCACCAGAGAAATCGTCATCGACCCAAGATCGCCGCGTGCATAAAACGATCCGTTATAGGTGGTATCTGGCTTCAGCGCCATGCCCCACCAACCATCGTTGCGCACACCAGCGGGCGCAGCATCCGTCGCCGTCGCGATATCCACACGCATGCTGTCCAGCAGAGCATTCGACGGGCCATCACCGGCCACCATCTTGATGGTCGCCGCGGAGTCGCCTGCATTGTCTACGATCCAATGCTGCATGCCGCTCCAGTCGTGGTGGAACGTGCGATTGCGCACCATCTCTGCATACAAGCCGCCATCGTAGGAGTAGTTAATCTCCTCCGTCATCAGGCCATAGAGCATGGGGCTGACAGGATGCACCGGCTTATCAGCCTGGATGGTCAGAGTGGCCTGCGCGTGCGCAAGCGACGCAGTAAGAACAGCAGCAGTGGCAATGGCAGAGAGTCTTGTGAGCATTGTTTCTCCGGGCGGTACGATGCTATCGCAAAATGCCTCTGTTTTTTACATGCCGCGAAATTTATTGGATAGAACAGGGCAAAGCCCAAGTGCGCATACCGACCGCACAGAAGCTTAAAGGGAGTGAGCAGAACACTCACTCCCTTTAAGCACTAGATGGATTGGTTCAACACGCGATTCAATCGCTGCACA is a genomic window containing:
- a CDS encoding alpha-L-arabinofuranosidase C-terminal domain-containing protein, with protein sequence MLTRLSAIATAAVLTASLAHAQATLTIQADKPVHPVSPMLYGLMTEEINYSYDGGLYAEMVRNRTFHHDWSGMQHWIVDNAGDSAATIKMVAGDGPSNALLDSMRVDIATATDAAPAGVRNDGWWGMALKPDTTYNGSFYARGDLGSMTISLVNNTTGAVAATATVDGITGDWKQHTFSLHTGRIEAGANNHLLLSFKKPGSVMLQLVSLFPPTYKDRENGNRTDLMEMMAGMHPKFLRMPGGNYLEGDTVEERFDWKATLGPLADRPGHRGPWNYASTDGMGLLEFLEWTEDLNIEPVLAVYAGYSLKGTHIAAGAHMQPFVDDALDEIEFTMGGADTKWGAVRAKLGHPQPFPLHYVEIGNEDNLDRSGSYDERWPQFAKAIHDKYPSLKLIATAPVKRGLQPDLIDDHYYKRAEEFYAMTDHYDHVPRTGPKIFVGEWATREGSPTTDLGAALADAAWMTGMERNSDLIEMSAYAPLFVNVNPGGMQWESDLIGYDAAKSYGSPSYYAQSMFAQYLGTEVSETQLSGGVHTRFFTSVTRDPAKGEIYVKLVNGSTEPQTLDVKVQGATPGAGASLVTLKGDARTATNSIADPKHITPQVSRLRASASIHHTVPPLSVQVMVLPVK